A genomic stretch from Canis lupus baileyi chromosome 3, mCanLup2.hap1, whole genome shotgun sequence includes:
- the FGF11 gene encoding fibroblast growth factor 11 isoform X1 → MAALASSLIRQKREVREPGGSRPVSAQRRVCPRGTKSLCQKQLLILLSKVRLCGGRPARPDRGPEPQLKGIVTKLFCRQGFYLQANPDGSIQGTPEDTSSFTHFNLIPVGLRVVTIQSAKLGHYMAMNAEGLLYSSPHFTAECRFKECVFENYYVLYASALYRQRRSGRAWYLGLDKEGRVMKGNRVKKTKAAAHFVPKLLEVAMYREPSLHSVPETSPPSPPAP, encoded by the exons ATGGCGGCTCTGGCCAGTAGCCTGATCCGGCAGAAGCGGGAGGTCCGCGAGCCGGGGGGCAGCCGGCCGGTGTCGGCGCAGCGGCGCGTGTGTCCCCGCGGCACCAAGTCCCTTTGCCAGAAGCAGCTCCTCATCCTGCTGTCCAAGGTGCGACTGTGCGGGGGGCGGCCCGCGCGGCCGGACCGCGGCCCTG agccTCAGCTCAAAGGCATTGTCACCAAACTGTTCTGCCGCCAGGGCTTCTACCTCCAGGCAAATCCTGACGGAAGCATCCAGGGCACCCCAGAGGACACCAGCTCCTTTA cccacttCAACTTGATCCCCGTGGGGCTCCGTGTGGTCACCATCCAGAGTGCCAAGCTGGGTCACTACATGGCCATGAATGCAGAGGGGCTTCTCTATAGCTCG CCACATTTCACAGCTGAGTGTCGCTTTAAGGAATGCGTCTTTGAGAATTACTATGTCCTGTACGCCTCTGCTCTCTATCGCCAGCGCCGCTCTGGCCGGGCCTGGTACCTGGGCCTGGACAAGGAGGGCCGAGTCATGAAGGGAAATCGAGTCAAGAAGACCAAGGCCGCCGCCCACTTCGTGCCCAAGCTCCTGGAGG tggccatgtaccgggagccttcTCTCCACAGTGTCCCTGAGACCTCACCTCCCAGTCCCCCTGCCCCCTAA
- the FGF11 gene encoding fibroblast growth factor 11 isoform X2, with translation MAALASSLIRQKREVREPGGSRPVSAQRRVCPRGTKSLCQKQLLILLSKVRLCGGRPARPDRGPEPQLKGIVTKLFCRQGFYLQANPDGSIQGTPEDTSSFTHFNLIPVGLRVVTIQSAKLGHYMAMNAEGLLYSSRRSGRAWYLGLDKEGRVMKGNRVKKTKAAAHFVPKLLEVAMYREPSLHSVPETSPPSPPAP, from the exons ATGGCGGCTCTGGCCAGTAGCCTGATCCGGCAGAAGCGGGAGGTCCGCGAGCCGGGGGGCAGCCGGCCGGTGTCGGCGCAGCGGCGCGTGTGTCCCCGCGGCACCAAGTCCCTTTGCCAGAAGCAGCTCCTCATCCTGCTGTCCAAGGTGCGACTGTGCGGGGGGCGGCCCGCGCGGCCGGACCGCGGCCCTG agccTCAGCTCAAAGGCATTGTCACCAAACTGTTCTGCCGCCAGGGCTTCTACCTCCAGGCAAATCCTGACGGAAGCATCCAGGGCACCCCAGAGGACACCAGCTCCTTTA cccacttCAACTTGATCCCCGTGGGGCTCCGTGTGGTCACCATCCAGAGTGCCAAGCTGGGTCACTACATGGCCATGAATGCAGAGGGGCTTCTCTATAGCTCG CGCCGCTCTGGCCGGGCCTGGTACCTGGGCCTGGACAAGGAGGGCCGAGTCATGAAGGGAAATCGAGTCAAGAAGACCAAGGCCGCCGCCCACTTCGTGCCCAAGCTCCTGGAGG tggccatgtaccgggagccttcTCTCCACAGTGTCCCTGAGACCTCACCTCCCAGTCCCCCTGCCCCCTAA
- the TMEM102 gene encoding transmembrane protein 102 isoform X2 translates to MASAVWGSAPWWGPPPPAPARPLTDIDFCSGAQLQELTQLIQELGVQESWSDAPKPGPDLLRAKDFVFSLLDGTGQELQLDAESCFARLRLPEQIRGTSVREAWQDCLGPPAPGGRDSVHRTQSEESPKDRQSPVDQPHDGTEPEPTVSLDQSSGPEGQDVIDLELSTPLKTLNGDLRKAAVVSPIPWPSERWEAWPTLCPAQVAAWFFASLAAVAESLFPVPGAPRLVHAARHAGFTTVLLATPGPPRHLLLFDLIPVVSVAGWPEGARSHSWAGPLASESASFYLVPGGHTEPPGACGWQLCFARQELALKARIPAPLLQAHAAAQALLRPLVAGTRAAAPYLLRTLLYWACERLPALYLARPENAGACCLGLLDELGRVLEAGTLPHYFLSGRKLRAGDGAAALLGALARLRGDPAGALRAAVEEAKAARKGGGLAGVGGGAH, encoded by the exons ATGGCTTCCGCGGTCTGGGGCAGTGCGCCCTGGTGGGGGccgccacccccagccccagcccggccGCTCACGGACATAGACTTCTGCTCCGGGGCGCAGCTGCAGGAACTCACCCAGCTGATCCAGGAGCTGGGTGTGCAGGAGAGCTGGAGTGACGCGCCCAAGCCGGGGCCAGACCTCCTCCGGGCCAAGGACTTTGTCTTCTCTTTGCTCG ACGGCACTGGGCAGGAGCTGCAACTGGACGCGGAGTCCTGTTTCGCGCGGCTACGCCTCCCAGAGCAGATACGGGGAACCTCAGTCCGCGAGGCTTGGCAGGACTGCCTGggacccccagccccaggaggaCGTGATTCAGTCCACCGAACCCAAAGCGAAGAAAGTCCCAAGGACCGGCAAAGCCCGGTAGACCAGCCGCACGATGGCACTGAGCCTGAGCCAACCGTGTCTTTGGATCAATCATCTGGACCAGAGGGACAAGACGTAATCGATCTGGAGCTTTCCACCCCACTGAAAACCCTGAATGGTGACCTCAGGAAAGCAGCGGTCGTCAGCCCCATCCCCTGGCCCTCGGAGCGTTGGGAGGCGTGGCCCACACTCTGCCCCGCCCAGGTGGCTGCGTGGTTCTTCGCTTCACTGGCCGCGGTCGCAGAGTCCCTGTTCCCGGTCCCGGGGGCCCCACGTCTGGTCCACGCAGCGCGCCACGCGGGGTTCACCACCGTCCTCCTGGCGACGCCGGGGCCCCCGCGCCACCTCCTGCTCTTCGACCTAATTCCCGTAGTGTCCGTGGCCGGCTGGCCCGAGGGAGCCCGGAGCCATTCGTGGGCCGGGCCGCTGGCCTCCGAGTCGGCATCCTTCTACCTGGTGCCAGGCGGCCACACCGAGCCGCCGGGCGCCTGCGGCTGGCAGCTCTGCTTCGCCCGCCAGGAGCTGGCGCTCAAGGCGCGCATCCCCGCTCCGCTGCTGCAGGCGCACGCGGCGGCCCAGGCGCTGCTGCGCCCGCTGGTGGCCGGGACCCGGGCCGCGGCGCCCTACCTCCTGCGGACGCTGCTCTACTGGGCGTGCGAGCGGCTGCCCGCGCTCTATCTCGCGCGGCCCGAGAACGCGGGCGCCTGCTGCCTCGGGCTGCTGGATGAACTGGGCCGTGTGCTCGAGGCCGGGACACTGCCCCACTATTTTCTGAGCGGCCGAAAGCTCCGCGCGGGGGACGGCGCTGCCGCGCTGCTCGGGGCGTTGGCCCGGCTCCGCGGGGACCCTGCCGGGGCCCTGCGCGCCGCGGTGGAGGAGGCTAAGGCTGCACGCAAGGGGGGCGGCTTGGCCGGCGTGGGAGGCGGGGCCCATTAA
- the TMEM102 gene encoding transmembrane protein 102 isoform X1, with product MASAVWGSAPWWGPPPPAPARPLTDIDFCSGAQLQELTQLIQELGVQESWSDAPKPGPDLLRAKDFVFSLLGLVHRRDPRFPPQAELLLLRGGIREGSLDLGLAPLGPYIRGPHYDAGFTLLVPVFSLDGTGQELQLDAESCFARLRLPEQIRGTSVREAWQDCLGPPAPGGRDSVHRTQSEESPKDRQSPVDQPHDGTEPEPTVSLDQSSGPEGQDVIDLELSTPLKTLNGDLRKAAVVSPIPWPSERWEAWPTLCPAQVAAWFFASLAAVAESLFPVPGAPRLVHAARHAGFTTVLLATPGPPRHLLLFDLIPVVSVAGWPEGARSHSWAGPLASESASFYLVPGGHTEPPGACGWQLCFARQELALKARIPAPLLQAHAAAQALLRPLVAGTRAAAPYLLRTLLYWACERLPALYLARPENAGACCLGLLDELGRVLEAGTLPHYFLSGRKLRAGDGAAALLGALARLRGDPAGALRAAVEEAKAARKGGGLAGVGGGAH from the exons ATGGCTTCCGCGGTCTGGGGCAGTGCGCCCTGGTGGGGGccgccacccccagccccagcccggccGCTCACGGACATAGACTTCTGCTCCGGGGCGCAGCTGCAGGAACTCACCCAGCTGATCCAGGAGCTGGGTGTGCAGGAGAGCTGGAGTGACGCGCCCAAGCCGGGGCCAGACCTCCTCCGGGCCAAGGACTTTGTCTTCTCTTTGCTCG GTCTCGTACACCGTCGGGACCCGCGCTTTCCTCCCCAAGCAGAGCTCTTGCTGCTTCGTGGTGGGATTCGCGAGGGCTCCCTGGATCTGGGACTTGCACCCCTAGGCCCCTACATCCGGGGGCCTCATTACGATGCCGGCTTTACACTACTAGTGCCCGTGTTTTCGCTAGACGGCACTGGGCAGGAGCTGCAACTGGACGCGGAGTCCTGTTTCGCGCGGCTACGCCTCCCAGAGCAGATACGGGGAACCTCAGTCCGCGAGGCTTGGCAGGACTGCCTGggacccccagccccaggaggaCGTGATTCAGTCCACCGAACCCAAAGCGAAGAAAGTCCCAAGGACCGGCAAAGCCCGGTAGACCAGCCGCACGATGGCACTGAGCCTGAGCCAACCGTGTCTTTGGATCAATCATCTGGACCAGAGGGACAAGACGTAATCGATCTGGAGCTTTCCACCCCACTGAAAACCCTGAATGGTGACCTCAGGAAAGCAGCGGTCGTCAGCCCCATCCCCTGGCCCTCGGAGCGTTGGGAGGCGTGGCCCACACTCTGCCCCGCCCAGGTGGCTGCGTGGTTCTTCGCTTCACTGGCCGCGGTCGCAGAGTCCCTGTTCCCGGTCCCGGGGGCCCCACGTCTGGTCCACGCAGCGCGCCACGCGGGGTTCACCACCGTCCTCCTGGCGACGCCGGGGCCCCCGCGCCACCTCCTGCTCTTCGACCTAATTCCCGTAGTGTCCGTGGCCGGCTGGCCCGAGGGAGCCCGGAGCCATTCGTGGGCCGGGCCGCTGGCCTCCGAGTCGGCATCCTTCTACCTGGTGCCAGGCGGCCACACCGAGCCGCCGGGCGCCTGCGGCTGGCAGCTCTGCTTCGCCCGCCAGGAGCTGGCGCTCAAGGCGCGCATCCCCGCTCCGCTGCTGCAGGCGCACGCGGCGGCCCAGGCGCTGCTGCGCCCGCTGGTGGCCGGGACCCGGGCCGCGGCGCCCTACCTCCTGCGGACGCTGCTCTACTGGGCGTGCGAGCGGCTGCCCGCGCTCTATCTCGCGCGGCCCGAGAACGCGGGCGCCTGCTGCCTCGGGCTGCTGGATGAACTGGGCCGTGTGCTCGAGGCCGGGACACTGCCCCACTATTTTCTGAGCGGCCGAAAGCTCCGCGCGGGGGACGGCGCTGCCGCGCTGCTCGGGGCGTTGGCCCGGCTCCGCGGGGACCCTGCCGGGGCCCTGCGCGCCGCGGTGGAGGAGGCTAAGGCTGCACGCAAGGGGGGCGGCTTGGCCGGCGTGGGAGGCGGGGCCCATTAA
- the SPEM3 gene encoding LOW QUALITY PROTEIN: uncharacterized protein SPEM3 (The sequence of the model RefSeq protein was modified relative to this genomic sequence to represent the inferred CDS: deleted 1 base in 1 codon) — protein sequence MGERAHHGAQVCSGTNPRKCQDLGDSILLILGSFILLNVGINVVTLLWRHLKSSLRILFHHFFPKDKQPSCVGSRPMCVRCSMDTKNMCSGVSSRFHRRPGFLHGHPNHLDSWVPDMNEEKASGCCWMPPQCGHAGAPLGPPWGLWKEGAMAAGEAPQVPVLKARTPFISRHEAPSQLPRMSKLDMAPLLLPHKSKTKTPDHAPEHVLAQNSSPVHTPEHTTTHTQTCSLAQTPEHTTLKTQTCSLAHTPEHTTTHTQTCSPAHTPQHTKPQAQICSAAHRHEHTTPQAQAQTSSLAHVPEHTTLQAQTCSPAHAPEHKLPQAQMHSPAQAPKYNPLQAQTCSPEHTSPQAQTHSPAHATEHIPAQVHVPDLTSVQAHTHSPSFTPEHTQQHTPAQTHSPEHTSAHPLGHSPEHVIAHAPACTLSHAHLTYTHAPHTLAPAPTSAPTLPPMSTPARIPAPPPAPALVMTLTTTPIPVPISATTHTPIITPIPSTLTAFSQGLSTGHVVYNVRRGKQNLCHVCPPPNSGYSRKDGGTLPRPQEGEGLCGSDTAEPTSKHHSGDSAKPSTGSVLGYLELGNVEWKISNDAKDKFLQPKTFPYFSFHPCSSERRNTHSQTPVYPKFLVSSKDATPSQPCFHSPTSTQSSLNAIPPPCTLSLPLLSPRSFVFHQPSGHQKPSTSMQTPAFPPTSTSSQTVPSSQFPIPPQFSKTFQPPIQPQTPEHQESLGLNQDSGLQRTSCPSKDLRVARNPGLTPSPGFCKNPGLVQDPGLSKPSGLTQDPSQDSGLHKNLVITQDSGPQKSLGPTQDSAIFRSPCPTQPSGLHRNIPFPQTSDIQKSSGFMQNSGVYRNLQQNQEAILYKSQDLSQTSGLHNSPGHSQDSGGYKSTGNVHELEVSRSLGLSQNSCPQKSPNLAQDCGVNRSPGLIQTSGLHKGSGLTQDSGDYKNSGLLQESGVHRGLDLIQESDLHKNPNFASATQVERRCGHTQDVGIYRSPEYTQDPNFHNYPGMNQDPGPQKGSALTKDHRLPETQGPIGESGHHKDSCLIPNPSHHRNPGLVLGTDSVQVLGQPQNPKSTLSLMKSFVPEEAPRKEDVEQHLPWTSVPISQNSSSTKPQVMIYNDLQTFSEVPVLIELQPSSRRAGSQDWVYRPVDIVSSACHNYRQMSVPPKISWKPYCPGSGTRVGHVVFDARQRQFGVGRDKCEALSPRRMRQEASSNYRRPSRSGGISV from the exons ATGGGTGAGCGAGCCCACCACGGAGCCCAAGTGTGCTCTGGCACCAACCCCAGGAAGTGCCAGGACCTAGGAGACTCAATTCTTCTGATTCTGGGCAGCTTCATCTTGCTCAACGTGGGGATcaatgtggtgactctg CTCTGGAGGCACCTGAAGAGCTCCTTGCGGATTCTTTTCCATCATTTCTTCCCCAAAG ACAAGCAACCCAGCTGCGTAGGCAGTCGTCCCATGTGCGTGCGCTGCTCCATGGACACCAAGAACATGTGCTCGGGGGTCTCCTCTCGCTTCCACCGCCGcccgggcttcctgcatgggcaCCCTAACCACCTTGACTCCTGGGTACCAGACATGAATGAAGAGAAGGCTTCTGGGTGCTGCTGGATGCCGCCTCAGTGTGGACATGCTGGGGCTCCCCTGGGGCCTCCCTGGGGACTGTGGAAGGAGGGGGCGATGGCAGCAGGGGAGGCCCCTCAGGTCCCAGTTTTAAAGGCCCGGACCCCCTTTATTTCCAGGCACGAGGCACCTTCCCAGTTACCCAGGATGAGCAAGCTGGATATGgcccctctccttttgccccacAAGAGCAAGACCAAGACCCCAGACCACGCCCCAGAGCATGTCCTGGCCCAGAACAGCTCCCCGGTCCACACCCCTGAGCACACTACCACCCACACCCAGACCTGCTCCCTGGCCCAAACGCCTGAGCACACCACCCTCAAGACTCAGACCTGCTCCCTGGCCCACACCCCTGAGCACACCACCACCCACACCCAGACCTGCTCCCCAGCCCACACTCCCCAGCACACTAAGCCCCAGGCCCAGATCTGCTCCGCAGCCCATCGCCATGAGCACACCaccccccaggcccaggcccagaccTCCTCCCTAGCCCATGTCCCTGAGCACACCACCCTTCAGGCCCAGACCTGCTCCCCAGCTCACGCCCCTGAGCACAAGCTCCCTCAGGCACAGATGCACTCCCCAGCCCAAGCCCCCAAGTACAACCCTCTCCAGGCCCAGACCTGTTCCCCAGAGCACACCAGCCCCCAAGCCCAGACCCACTCCCCAGCCCATGCCACTGAGCACATCCCCGCCCAGGTCCACGTCCCTGATCTTACCTCAGTCCAGGCGCATACCCACTCCCCAAGCTTCACCCCTGAGCACACTCAGCAGCACACTCCTGCCCAGACCCACAGCCCTGAGCACACCTCAGCCCATCCCCTGGGTCACAGCCCTGAGCATGTAATAGCCCATGCCCCAGCCTGCACTCTGTCCCATGCTCATCTAACCTATACCCATGCCCCTCACACTCTGGCCCCTGCTCCCACATCTGCCCCAACCCTTCCTCCAATGTCTACCCCTGCCAGGATtcctgccccacctcctgccccagctTTGGTCATGACCCTGACTACCACTCCTATCCCAGTTCCCATCTCTGCCACCACCCATACCCCCATCATAACTCCTATTCCCTCTACCCTGACTGCCTTTAGCCAAGGCCTCTCCACTGGCCATGTGGTCTACAATGTCCGTAGGGGCAAGCAGAACTTGTGCCATGTGTGCCCTCCCCCAAACTCTGGGTATTCCAGAAAGGACGGAGGCACCCTCCCCAGGCCCCAAGAGGGGGAGGGTCTGTGTGGCTCTGATACAGCTGAGCCAACGTCAAAACACCATAGTGGGGACAGTGCCAAGCCCTCCACAGGCTCCGTACTGGGTTACCTAGAGTTGGGGAATGTGGAATGGAAGATCTCAAATGATGCCAAAGACAAGTTCTTACAGCCCAAGACCTTCCCTTATTTCAGCTTCCATCCTTGCAGTTCTGAGAGGAGAAACACACACTCTCAGACCCCAGTCTACCCCAAATTCCTGGTCTCCTCCAAGGATGCCACACCTTCTCAACCTTGCTTTCATTCTCCAACCAGTACCCAGAGCTCATTGAACGCCATTCCTCCACCTTGcactttgtctctgcctctcttgtctcCCAGGTCCTTTGTCTTTCATCAACCCTCCGGCCACCAGAAGCCCTCCACCTCAATGCAGACCCCTGCCTTTCCCCCGACCTCCACATCTTCTCAAACTGTCCCCTCTTCCCagttccccatccctccccagtTCTCCAAGACTTTCCAACCCCCGATCCAACCCCAAACCCCTGAACATCAGGAGAGTCTAGGCCTCAACCAAGATTCTGGCCTCCAAAGGACTTCATGCCCTTCAAAGGACTTGAGAGTTGCCAGGAACCCAGGCCTTACCCCAAGTCCAGGCTTCTGTAAGAACCCAGGCCTTGTTCAAGATCCAGGTCTAAGCAAGCCCTCAGGCCTTACTCAAGACCCTTCCCAAGACTCTGGACTTCACAAGAATCTGGTCATTACCCAAGATTCTGGCCCCCAAAAGAGCCTAGGTCCTACACAAGATTCAGCTATCTTTAGGAGCCCGTGTCCTACCCAACCTTCTGGCCTCCACAGGAACATACCATTTCCCCAAACTTCTGACATTCAGAAGAGCTCAGGCTTTATGCAAAACTCTGGAGTCTATAGGAATCTACAACAAAACCAAGAGGCTATACTCTATAAAAGTCAAGATCTCTCCCAAACAAGTGGCCTCCATAATAGCCCAGGCCATTCTCAAGATTCTGGAGGTTATAAGAGTACAGGTAATGTCCATGAGCTGGAAGTCTCTAGGAGTCTAGGCCTTTCCCAAAATTCTTGCCCACAGAAGAGCCCAAACCTTGCCCAAGACTGTGGAGTCAACAGGAGCCCAGGTTTGATTCAAACCTCTGGTCTCCATAAGGGCTCAGGCCTTACCCAAGACTCAGGAGACTATAAGAATTCAGGCCTCCTCCAAGAATCTGGAGTCCACAGGGGCCTAGACCTTATTCAAGAGTCTGATCTCCATAAGAATCCAAACTTTGCATCAGCCACTCAAGTCGAAAGGAGATGTGGCCATACACAAGACGTTGGAATTTACAGGAGCCCAGAATATACCCAAGACCCAAACTTCCATAACTACCCAGGAATGAATCAAGATCCTGGCCCTCAGAAGGGCTCAGCCCTTACCAAAGACCATCGCCTCCCCGAGACTCAAGGCCCTATTGGGGAATCAGGCCACCACAAGGATTCATGCCTCATCCCGAATCCCAGCCACCACAGGAACCCAGGCCTTGTTCTAGGTACTGACTCAGTCCAAGTCTTAGGTCAACCTCAGAACCCAAAGTCAACATTGAGCCTGATGAAGTCATTCGTACCTGAGGAAGCCCCTCGGAAGGAGGATGTGGAACAGCACCTCCCCTGGACTTCTGTCCCCATTAGTCAGAACTCCAGCTCTACTAAGCCTCAGGTGATGATCTACAATGACCTGCAAACCTTCTCTGAGGTACCTGTGCTGATAGAGCTACAGCCGTCCTCCCGGCGAGCAGGTAGCCAAGACTGGGTATACCGTCCTGTGGATATAGTTTCCTCAGCCTGCCACAACTATCGCCAGATGTCAGTGCCTCCGAAAATCAGCTGGAAGCCCTACTGCCCTGGGTCAGGCACCCGGGTAGGGCATGTGGTCTTTGATGCCCGCCAGAGACAGTTCGGGGTGGGCAGGGACAAGTGTGAAGCTCTGTCTCCCAGGCGCATGCGCCAAGAGGCATCCAGCAAC TACCGGAGACCATCAAGGAGTGGGGGTATCAGTGTGTGA
- the SPEM2 gene encoding uncharacterized protein SPEM2 — MENQLWYDNVGCCNQHQEHLQDPEDLLLLLLGLIVLVNIGINVVTVMWHGLQNGLEKVICWINRKNEILKACESSPKESSAKAQDVHIHCTLDPVEVKMAPPDCYPSSSYHLGHNSRCCRRPCSRRCRSRRSPGPRRGPDHHHHPCSHQWGLKNGRHVRHNRSGFHSHHHSRKMSQLRPVPFFDGEDLEEEDDLAFPHPKCPWGRWRELYQHRGLPSNLGLWGRQGGILASLPPPSLYLSPELRRLPKRVEAKSELRLQSYGPHCSQSRIWGNLEAEQWGSSPPPLRRLPPNPSWAPMGYSSYTSAGQLLYDSWDQRRRGTEGSEPPSALVPRGSRPEAREHCSPQAHRRSLPSHAYSQLNRSPHPSTGHLGYSSRDPHEVRRRAAEWAEALPARHPLTASASLTILGETSYQRAPAPSSALVPHSSQPLSADQAPEPPQAQPTFMPLSRTPGGNAGYQVYDSLELKRQVQESRARASSLPPPSTSASRPSLHRSRTGKLH; from the exons ATGGAAAACCAGCTCTGGTATGACAACGTGGGGTGCTGCAACCAACACCAAGAACATCTCCAGGATCCTGAAGACTtactgctcctgctgctgggccTCATCGTTCTTGTCAACATTGGGATcaacgtggtgactgtg ATGTGGCACGGGCTCCAGAATGGCTTAGAGAAGGTGATCTGTTGGATTAATCGGAAAA ATGAAATCTTAAAGGCCTGTGAAAGTTCCCCCAAAGAATCCTCAGCCAAGGCCCAAGATGTCCACATTCACTGCACCCTGGACCCTGTAGAGGTGAAGATGGCCCCGCCTGATTGCTACCCCTCTTCCTCCTACCACCTCGGTCACAACTCCCGCTGCTGCCGTCGCCCCTGCAGCCGCCGCTGCCGCAGTCGCcgcagccccggcccccgccgcggcCCTGACCACCATCACCACCCTTGCAGCCACCAGTGGGGGCTGAAGAATGGGAGGCACGTCCGGCACAACCGCTCAGGCTTCCATAGCCACCATCACAGCCGCAAGATGTCACAGCTGCGGCCCGTGCCCTTCTTCGATGGGGAAGacctggaggaggaggatgacCTGGCTTTCCCACACCCCAAGTGCCCTTGGGGGCGCTGGAGAGAGCTTTACCAGCACAGGGGCCTGCCCTCCAATCTGGGGCTGTGGGGCCGCCAGGGGGGGATCCTGGCCAGCCTGccacctccctctctctacctctcccctgAGCTGCGCCGCCTGCCCAAGCGCGTGGAGGCCAAGTCAGAACTGAGGCTGCAGTCCTATGGGCCCCACTGTTCCCAGTCCCGAATCTGGGGCAATCTGGAGGCTGAACAGTGGGGCTCGTCCCCTCCACCCCTCCGCCGGCTGCCCCCAAACCCTTCCTGGGCCCCCATGGGGTACAGCTCTTACACCTCGGCTGGCCAGCTGCTCTATGACTCCTGGGACCAGCGGCGGCGGGGCACCGAGGGCTCTGAGCCTCCTTCTGCCCTGGTGCCCCGGGGCTCCCGGCCCGAGGCCCGGGAGCACTGTTCTCCACAGGCCCACAGGCGGAGCCTCCCCAGCCATGCGTACAGCCAGCTCAACCGCAGCCCCCACCCATCCACCGGCCACTTGGGCTACAGCTCCCGGGATCCCCACGAGGTTCGGCGCCGAGCGGCTGAATGGGCAGAGGCCCTACCCGCTCGGCACCCCCTAacagcctctgcctccctcactaTATTGGGTGAGACCTCATACCAAcgggccccagcccccagctcggCCCTGGTCCCCCACTCTTCCCAGCCCCTGTCTGCCGACCAGGCTCCCGAGCCCCCCCAAGCCCAGCCCACCTTCATGCCGCTCAGCAGGACCCCAGGCGGCAATGCAGGCTACCAGGTGTATGACAGCCTGGAGCTGAAGCGACAGGTGCAAGAGAGCCGAGCGAGGGCCAgctctctgcctccaccttccACCTCGGCCTCCAGGCCCTCCCTGCACAGGAGCCGGACCGGGAAGCTTCACTGA